The Spartinivicinus poritis DNA segment TGTAAAGACGTTAAATTTGAAAACTCAACCATGGATGAAACTGGTGAAATACGGGATTCGTTATCAATGAAATAATGTAGCTTATCATACAGTTTCCTTGTTCTAGCATAGCTGTCAAGATGCATAACTACTTCGTCATTTACCCATAAGTCAATGGCATCAATTAGTAATTCAGAAGAGTTGTATCCCGGTCTTAACTTGAATTTGTATATTTCCATAAAATAACATTTGATTAAATCATTGAAGACTTAATATTAACTATCACATACACAAATTATAGATTCCAAAAAACTAGGATCAAACCATCATTCTTTTATTAAGGTAGCTACCGCAAGTTAGACAGTAGACAACTTGCCCTAAGAATCACTCGAGAAGGGTATAGATACACTATAATACGTTAGGTTTTATCTACTCAACTGTGTTACCATTTGCATCCTGGCTTACCGCCAGCAAGTAAGCGTCATCGTTAGTTGCATGGCCAAAGCGCCTGACCCTCCTCAAGAGAGCCAATTACTGAATGCCGCAATGTGCAATAGCACACTCACGGCAAAGCTCATCCTTACGTAGCATTAGCCCTAATTTATTAGTTTTATGGCGAGTAGCCTCGTCAATAGGAATCATTAATGACTTTTGAAACTCTCGGTTTGTCTGAACCGATCCTTCGTGCCATCCAAGAAAAAGGGTATAGCAAACCATCCCCTATTCAGGCAAAGGCAACGCCAGCTATTCTGGACGGCAACGATATTATGGCTTCTGCCCAAACGGGTACTGGTAAAACGGCTGGTTTCACGCTGCCTTTACTACATCGTTTAAGTAAGGCCTCTAGAGCAAGAAGCAACCATGTACGTGCACTGGTGTTAACTCCAACTCGTGAGCTTGCTGCTCAAGTTCACGAGAATGTTTTAATCTACAGCAAGCATTTACGTATTCACTCAACTGTCGTGTATGGTGGTGTCAAAATTAACCCACAAATGATGAAGTTGCGTCGCGGGGTGGATGTATTAGTTGCAACACCTGGACGCTTACTGGACCTCTACCAACAAAATGCTATTAAATTTACTGATGTAGAAACACTTGTTCTAGATGAAGCTGATCGTATGTTAGATATGGGCTTTATTCATGACATAAAAAAAATTCAAGCCTTAATGCCAAAGGAAAGACAAACACTTTTATTTTCCGCCACTTTTTCTAATGATATTCGTCAGTTGGCTAAAGGCATGTTGAAGAATCCTGTGGAAATAGATGTTTCACCCAAAAACACCACAGCAGAAACAGTACAACAACTGATTCACCCTGTAGATAAAAAGCGTAAAACCAAATTATTGAGTCATTTAATTCGCACTGAAAAATGGTCGCAAGTATTAGTTTTCATCAAAACTAAGCATGGTGCTAATCGCCTGGTAAGAAACCTATATGGAGATGGTATCTCTGCAGTCGCAATTCATGGTAATAAGAGTCAATCACAGAGAACCAAAGCACTCTCTGACTTTAAAAGAGGCAAAGCGGATGTATTGGTAGCCAC contains these protein-coding regions:
- a CDS encoding DEAD/DEAH box helicase: MTFETLGLSEPILRAIQEKGYSKPSPIQAKATPAILDGNDIMASAQTGTGKTAGFTLPLLHRLSKASRARSNHVRALVLTPTRELAAQVHENVLIYSKHLRIHSTVVYGGVKINPQMMKLRRGVDVLVATPGRLLDLYQQNAIKFTDVETLVLDEADRMLDMGFIHDIKKIQALMPKERQTLLFSATFSNDIRQLAKGMLKNPVEIDVSPKNTTAETVQQLIHPVDKKRKTKLLSHLIRTEKWSQVLVFIKTKHGANRLVRNLYGDGISAVAIHGNKSQSQRTKALSDFKRGKADVLVATDIAARGIDIDQLPQVVNFDLPNVPEDYVHRIGRTGRAGSQGQAISLVSADEIKLLQDIERLIKRSIEREEIGGFEPEHVVPASRKVDSNQKPRRPKKPKIKKDFTKTNIKGAAQLNNESKRKKPNSKRTNGEQKVGAKKPSQNRNKKPTSGQTKSQIQKKRVFLK